A region of the Pseudomonas sp. J452 genome:
TGGCAGGCCCAGGTGCTCGGTGCCGCCTTTGCCTGGAGTTACACCACCAACCATCTTGGTGCCGTACTCGATGGCTTGCTGGGTGTGGAAACTACCTTGCGAACCGGTAATACCCTGGCAGATAACTTTGGTGTCTTTATTGATCAGGACGCTCATTACTTGCCCTCCGCAGCTTTGACGACTTGCTGAGCAGCGTCGGTCAGGCTGGTTGCCGCGATGATGTTCAGGCCGCTTTCGGCCAGGACCTTGGCGCCCAGCTCAGCGTTGTTACCTTCCAGACGAACCACGACCGGAATCTTCACGCCGACTTCTTTCACTGCACCGATGATGCCTTCGGCAATCATGTCGCAACGAACGATACCGCCGAAGATGTTCACCAGTACGGCCGCGACGTTGCTGTCGGACAGGATGATCTTGAAGGCTTCGGTCACGCGCTCTTTGGTCGCGCCGCCACCTACGTCGAGGAAGTTGGCTGGCTTGCCGCCGTGCAGGTTGACGATGTCCATGGTACCCATGGCCAGGCCGGCACCGTTGACCATGCAGCCAATGTTGCCTTCCAGGGCTACGTAGTTCAGTTCGAACTTGGCAGCATGAGCTTCACGCGGATCGTCTTGCGACGGGTCGTGGAAGGTCTTCAGCTTCGGCTGACGGTACATGGCGTTAGCGTCGATGTTGATCTTCGCGTCCAGGCAATGCAGGTCGCCGTCGGCCTTGATCACCAGCGGGTTCACTTCCAACAGTGCCAGATCGTGATCTTTGAACAGCTTGGCCAGACCGACGAAGATCTTGGCGAACTGAGCAACTTGCTTGCCTTCCAGACCCAGCTGGAAAGCCAGCTCGCGACCCTGGAACGGCTGAGCGCCGACCAGCGGATCGATAGTGGCCTTGAGGATCTTCTCGGGAGTGTCGTGAGCGACTTTCTCGATGTCCACGCCACCTTCGGTGGAAGCCATGAACACGATACGGCGGCTGGAACGGTCTACAACGGCGCCCAGGTACAGCTCCTTGGCGATGTCGGTGCACGACTCGACCAGGATCTTGGTCACCGGCTGACCGTTGGCGTCAGTCTGGTAGGTCACCAGACGCTTGCCCAGCCACTGAGCGGCGAACGCCTTGGCGTCTTCCTTGTTACGCACCAGCTTTACACCGCCCGCTTTACCGCGGCCACCGGCG
Encoded here:
- the sucC gene encoding ADP-forming succinate--CoA ligase subunit beta is translated as MNLHEYQGKQLFAEYGLPVSTGYAVDTPEEAAAACEKIGGSEWVVKAQVHAGGRGKAGGVKLVRNKEDAKAFAAQWLGKRLVTYQTDANGQPVTKILVESCTDIAKELYLGAVVDRSSRRIVFMASTEGGVDIEKVAHDTPEKILKATIDPLVGAQPFQGRELAFQLGLEGKQVAQFAKIFVGLAKLFKDHDLALLEVNPLVIKADGDLHCLDAKINIDANAMYRQPKLKTFHDPSQDDPREAHAAKFELNYVALEGNIGCMVNGAGLAMGTMDIVNLHGGKPANFLDVGGGATKERVTEAFKIILSDSNVAAVLVNIFGGIVRCDMIAEGIIGAVKEVGVKIPVVVRLEGNNAELGAKVLAESGLNIIAATSLTDAAQQVVKAAEGK